From Pagrus major chromosome 6, Pma_NU_1.0, one genomic window encodes:
- the LOC140998894 gene encoding probable N-acetyltransferase camello has translation MQLVIRRYRPSDKDTVLSLFSAGTLEHIQPCFNNAIFSPLYISITLALCVAGYFLGSVLGAVVLPGAWVGLVYCCCHELHSRYVRNALRTNMQDIPGNYLSRPDDCYWVAEAEVDGIAQIVGMVAVVGKQSGNERYGELLRMSIAPTCRRMGLGVRLAQTVIDFCKERGFSAVVLETASVRLAAVALYKKLGFSLVLKHTKSPTPSWILRLARVTLLLMKKQL, from the coding sequence ATGCAGCTGGTGATCCGCCGCTACCGTCCCTCAGACAAGGACACGGTGTTATCCCTGTTCAGCGCTGGCACCCTTGAACACATCCAACCATGTTTTAACAACGCCATATTCAGCCCTCTGTACATCAGCATCACCCTGGCTCTGTGTGTTGCTGGCTACTTCCTCGGCTCTGTGTTGGGGGCAGTGGTGTTACCAGGAGCCTGGGTGGGCCTTGTCTATTGCTGCTGTCATGAGCTACATTCACGTTACGTCAGAAATGCACTCAGGACAAACATGCAGGACATCCCTGGAAACTATCTGAGCAGACCAGACGACTGTTACTGGGTGGCAGAGGCTGAGGTTGATGGGATTGCCCAGATTGTGGGTATGGTGGCCGTGGTGGGCAAACAAAGCGGTAACGAACGATACGGGGAACTGCTCAGGATGAGCATCGCACCAACATGCAGACGGATGGGCCTTGGCGTCAGGCTGGCTCAGACTGTGATTGACTTCTGTAAGGAACGAGGCTTTTCTGCAGTGGTGCTGGAGACCGCCTCTGTTAGGCTAGCTGCTGTGGCCCTGTACAAGAAACTGGGCTTCAGCCTGGTCCTGAAACACACCAAATCACCAACTCCGTCTTGGATTTTAAGGCTGGCCAGGGTCACACTCTTACTAATGAAGAAACAGCTGTAG
- the LOC140998895 gene encoding probable N-acetyltransferase camello — translation MQLVIRRYRPSDKDTMLSLFSAGILENIQPCFNNAISSPLYISITLALCVAGYFLGSVLGAVVLPGAWVGLVYCCCHELHSRYVRNALRTNMQDIPGNYLSRPDDCYWVAEAEVDGIAQIVGMVAVVGKQSGNERYGELLRMSIAPTCRRMGLGVRLAQTVIDFCKERGFSAVVLETASVRLAAVALYKKLGFSLVLKHTKSPTPSWILRLARVTLLLMKKQL, via the coding sequence ATGCAGCTGGTGATCCGCCGCTACCGTCCCTCAGACAAGGACACGATGTTATCCCTGTTCAGCGCCGGCATCCTGGAAAACATCCAACCATGTTTTAACAACGCCATATCCAGCCCTCTGTACATCAGCATCACCCTGGCTCTGTGTGTTGCTGGATACTTCCTCGGCTCTGTGTTGGGGGCAGTGGTGTTACCAGGAGCTTGGGTGGGCCTTGTCTACTGCTGCTGTCATGAGCTACATTCACGTTACGTCAGAAATGCACTCAGGACAAACATGCAGGACATCCCTGGAAACTATCTGAGCAGACCAGACGACTGTTACTGGGTGGCAGAGGCTGAGGTTGATGGGATTGCCCAGATTGTGGGTATGGTGGCCGTGGTGGGCAAACAAAGCGGTAACGAACGATACGGGGAACTGCTCAGGATGAGCATCGCACCAACATGCAGACGGATGGGCCTTGGCGTCAGGCTGGCTCAGACTGTGATTGACTTCTGTAAGGAACGAGGCTTTTCTGCAGTGGTGCTGGAGACCGCCTCTGTTAGGCTAGCTGCTGTGGCCCTGTACAAGAAACTGGGCTTCAGCCTGGTCCTGAAACACACCAAATCACCAACTCCGTCTTGGATTTTAAGGCTGGCCAGGGTCACACTCTTACTAATGAAGAAACAGCTGTAG